The Terriglobia bacterium genome segment GCGCGAGGCCCGCGATCGCGGCCTGAGCATCGTCGGCTTCTATCACTCGCATCCCGATGCCCCGCCTCATTTCTCGCGCAACGATCTCGACGAGGCGTATTGGATGGGCTGCTCCTACGTCATCGCCAGCGTACTCCGTGGATGCGCAGCAGACGTCCGATCGTATTTGCTGGAAGGCGGCGAGGATAAGCGCAATTTCGAGGAAGAAGGCATCCGTGTTCTGCCCAACGACCGTGGCCGAAACGGCAAAATCCATTAACAGAATCGCGTCCGATCCACCGTCCCGCTCATCCATTCAGAAGACAGCAGCGGCTACTGCCGCCGAGGTACACGTTTGTCCGATGTCCCACAAATGCACGCAGAAGATCTGAAACAGCGACTCGATGCCCAAGATGACGTTTTCGTCCTCGATGTTCGTGAACCGCACGAATATCAGGCCGGCAATATCGGCGGCCACCTGATCCCACTCAACGACCTCCCTGGGAGACTTGGCGAATTAGATCCTGATCGGGAGACGGTTGTGTACTGCCGCTCCGGTGTGCGCAGCACCAGGGCAGTCGAATTCCTGCGCGCCCAAGGCTTCAGCAACGTGAAGAATCTCACCGGCGGCATTCTCGCCTGGGCGGAAAAAGTGGATCCGCGTCTGAAGGGGAGAGTATGAATGAGCAGACATATTTCCGCCGCCTCGCCGCACACGACGAGTGGGCGAATCGCAAACTCATCGAAGCCTTGCGGAACCTGACTTCCCCGCCGCAGCGCGCCCTCGACATCATGGCCCATATTCTCGGCACGGAGTGGACGTGGCTGGGCCGCATCCACGGCTCCACGCCGGCGATGAAAGTCTGGCCCGGAATCTCCCTCGACGCGTGCGACCAGGAATTGCCGAAACTTCGCGAGGCATGGGACAACTTGCTCCGCTCCACCGAGTTCGATTCGACGTACCCTTACACGAACACCAAGGGCGAACACTTCGAAAGCAACGTTCGCGACACCCTGACGCACGTATTCCTGCACTCGCACTATCACCGCGGCCAGGTTGTCCGTATCATCCGGGAACTTGGCGTTGAGCCGCCCTACATCGACTTCATCGAATCGGTTCGAAAGGGCTATGTTACAGGTTGAGGCAATCCGCCCTGCTCCGCGAAATCCGCGGTTGCTGTCCGGCATGATTAAAATAGTGTAATGACCGACAAACGAGTGCGCCTGACCGAACAGGTCAAGGCGGCCGGTTGAGCTAGCAAGCTAAGTCCGGCGGTGCTGGACTCGGTGCTTGGGAAATTAGCCCGGCAACAGGACGCGAATGTGCTGGTTGGCTTCGACAAAGCCGACGACGCTGGCGTGTACCTCATCGCGCCCAACCTCGCCTTGGTTCAGACTGTCGATTTCTTTACGCCAATCGTGGACGATCCCTACACCTTCGGGCAGGTCGCCGCAGTCAATGCGCTGAGCGACGTTTACGCGATGGGCGGCAAGCCCGTCTCCGCACTCGCAATGGTCTGCTTCCCCGAGAAAGGCGATTTCGAAATTCTTGAGCAGATCCTCGCCGGGGGGCTCAGCAAGATGGTCGAGGCCAGTTGCACCGTCATTGGCGGCCACTCCATCCGCGATCCAGAAATCAAGTTCGGCTATGCCGTCACCGGCACCATCGACCCCAATCGGATCATGGCCAACTCTGGCGCGCGTCCCGGAGACCGCCTCATCCTCACCAAGCCTCTCGGCACCGGCGTAATCTCCACGGCCATCAAGCAGGGCAAAGCGGCGTCGGAGTGGATCGCATCTGCAACCGCATCGATGACGACGCTGAACAAGCACGCCTCGGAAATCGCGCTCAAATACGATGTCCACGGCATGACCGACATCACCGGCTTCGGCCTCATCGGCCACGCCCGCGAACTCGCGCTGGCGTCTGGGGTAAGCCTGGAAATTGAAAGTCGCGAACTCCCCGTCCTTCCTGGCGCGCTCGAAGCCATCCGCGCCGGTTTCATCCCCGGCGGCCTGAACGCCAACCGCGACTTCGCCGAATGTGTTGTTGCTGGGAAGGAAAGAATTTCCCGCGATCTATGGACGCTGCTCTTCGATCCGCAGACCGCCGGCGGTTTACTGATCTCGGTGACCGAAAGTGATTGCGAGAGGCTGGTGAGCGAGCTTCAGAATGGTGGAGTCAAAGCGACGGCCATTGGCAGGGTTCTGCCCGAAGGCAAGCCGTTAATCAAGGTCGTCTGATTACTGCACCGTCACCGGTTTCGGGCTCTCATCCAGTGCCGGCACTGCGTTTGGGAACCGCTCCTGGAACTTCCAGTTCAGCCACATTTCCAGTGCCGCCTGGTTCGACTTCGACATCCCGTTGAAGCGCAACCCCATTCGCTGATCCCGTTTCCATGCGACCTCGCACGCTCCCGTAATGTCTGCGCGGGTTTCCGGCAGCGTGAAGCGGAAGGTACCCTGTAAATCCAGCTCGAGATCGGCCGGGCAGCTCAGCATCGCCCCGCCCTGGCTCAAGTCGCGCATCTGTGCCATCACCGCGCTGTAGCCCGGGAAGTCGAGATAAACAGGCACACTGATACTGTGCCGGTAATACCGTCGTCGTTCCCCGACCATCAGCCCGCAAGCGGCCTTGAAGCAACGCGCTGCGCGTTCCATGTTCAGCGGTTTCTCCAGCACGAAATTCGCGCCCATGCTGAAGGCGTCGCTCATCGTCGTCGAGTCGTGCACGATCGCGAACACGATCGCGTTTTTTGTGTATCCTTCGCCGCGAAGGATCGAAAGCAGGTCGGCACCGCAATCAATGTCGTCGCAGTCAACGATGATGCCTTCAAACTTTTTTGATTTGAGCATGCGAAGGCCGGCGGCCGGTGCGGTGCAGACTTCGGTGCGAATTCCAACGTTCCCAAGTACGCGCCGTAACATCGTGTGCGCGCGGGCGTCGGTGCTGAGGAGGAGGGCAGTCAGCTCCATATGCCCTCATGCTAGTCCCATCCTCCTTTGTATCTAAGATCACGAAAGTAATTGCACGTGCGGACCTTGTATCTTCCGTAACGCCACTTGTGATGCTGAGCACAGCGCCCTTTTGTCATGATGAGATGCGGCCCAGAGCCCTCCCGCGGCAGTCTGCTATCCTGGCGCAGCGAAGGATACTTTGAACTCTCGCGCTGTCTAGAGTTTCTTCACCGCCGCGCGGCCCAGTATCCCATCCCTCAATTGCACAACCGTGTTTCCCAGTGAAGGATGCCGTACCTCTGGCGCGATCTCCGCCAGCGGTGCCAGCACAAACATGCGCTCGGGCAAGCCCGGGTGAGGAACCGTCAGCCCCGGCTCGTCCACCAACTGGTCACCATATAGCAGGATATCGATGTCGATATTTCGCGGGCCCTTCGGCCGCGTACGCTCGCGACCCATGGATCGCTCAATCGCCAACACGCCCGCAAGAAGCTCCTGTGGCGACCGGCTCGTGACCAGTTTCACCGCGCAGTTGATGAACCACGGCTGATCCGTAACCTCGACAGGCTCCGTCTCATAAAACGAGGACACCGCCTCAACGTGCCCCAGTTGCTTCAGCCGTTCAATCGCCGCGCGGAGGTTCCCCTCGCGGTCGCCCACGTTCGAGCCCAGCGAAAGGTATGCCGTCGCTTCCATGAGAAACGAGTCAGGGAATGATCAAGCTGCTCTTCGCATCCGGCGCGGTCGCATTCGAGGCCGTCTGCGCAGGGAACTGTGCCCGCAGCGAATCCAAGAAGGCCCGCGACTTCCGCCGCCCATTCGTGCGCGAGTGTCCCATGCGCACGAGGAACACGAGCACCCGAACCACGCCAGAGTCTTTCAACTGGAAATATCCGAGATGCTGTTCTTCCAGTTGCCGATACTGCGCAATCATCTTGTCGAGTTCTTCCTGGAGCGCCTGCTGCATCGGGTTCGGCGAGTTCTCCGTCACGATCAGCCCCGACCCGGCGCGCGTCGCCGCCGTCCGCGTGATCGCCGTCAACGCCCGCAGGAACTCCTGGTCCGTCCAGTCCTTCTGCCGCGCCGCCAGTTGCGCTATGCCAAACATCAGCCCGGCGATCAGGTGCTCGTGATCATAGAAGAAGCGCTGCTCCAGATTCACGTCGCGAAACAACTCTTCGCTGGCCAGCGATTCCACGGATCTCGGCTTCTCATGCTGCCTTGCCTGCTGCAGATACGTGCAGTCGCTCGAACAATCGAGGCTCGTCTCGCGCTCCGTCCCGCAGCATTGCGCACAAATTCGGTCGTGCACCGCCAGGCAGAAGCGCTTCTCTTTCCGGGTTTCACAAAGAGAACAGCTCAAGATCCACTCCCATTCCCATTATGGCACCCTCCAGAGGACAATCCACAATCCACGACTTACGATCCACGGCTTCACCTTGTTGTTATTTTTCTCTCACCATTTTTGCTGTTCCACTGCCTCAACCCCCGCAAAGGGGCGTAAATAGAGGCCTTTTCGGGGTAGGCCTGTGGAAAACCCGCATAAAATCAGGCAAATAACGCTTTCCATGCTTCTTCCGCGAGTATAAGATACGACGCTTGGGTAGTCGTTTTACCCATATTCAAGGAGGATATATTCCATGGCAGCAGGCATGACCAAGACACAGCTCGTGCGCCTGATGGCTGAGAAGGCGGAAGTCAGCAACAAGACCGCCGCGGCATTTCTGGCGAACCTCGCCGAAGTAGCCGTGAAGGAAACCAAGAAGAACGGCGTGTTCGTTCTCCCCGGCCTCGGCCGCCTCAAGAAGTCGGCGCGCAAGGCTCGCATGGGCCGCAACCCGCAGACCGGCGAACCGATCAAGATCCCGGCCAAGACGGTTTGCAAGTTCTACGTCGCGAAGGCCGTGAAGGACGCGGTCGCTCCCAAGAAGTAGTTCCGGGTCCGTTAAGAGTCGCAAGGCCGGCTGCATCTGCCGGCCTTCTGCTTTAGCCCCACCCCCTGTTTTGGTTCCTCCGGTTTTCAATCACTTACGGAAATTAGGGCGCGAGACGTATGAGAACAAAGGTTTTAAATCTGAAAATATCAGAGTGCCTTTTGTTCGCAAGGATTTGCGCACGAAAAATGTGATTTTTGCCGCATTTCGGCACGGCTAAAGGATACGGGTGCGCGGGTTGAGAAAGATCGCAAATAGCGACGGCGCCCGGTAAAGGCGCCGTTCGATGGAACTCTGTCCGAATACATTATATCAAATTGAGGAGTGATTTCTGAGGTTTTGGTTGAAACTATATTTCGAGTGCGCTGAATATTTTGCGAGGAATTGTGAGGTGTGCACGGTTGACAGGTGATAACGGCGTTCTCAGTTCCCGGCTGGTTGTTCGTTCTTCGTTCAGCGTTCTTCGTTTTAACCCGCATCTGGTGACTGCGGCAGTTTGCCCCGCTTCGGTTCATAATGAATTCTTAACTGCAATGCGCATGAATACCTATCAGTGTCGACTTCGTTAATGCAAGGGAATTGGACTCTAGGATGCGGTCAGGTGAACCGCCGAAGAGGTTGGGCTGTTCGAGGATCGATGTAGGCGTTGAGAAAAGCAAAAGACCCGCCCTAGCGGAGCTAGGACGGGGCACCCGAAGGACTCTTAAAGTGTGGTTAGGGTGGGTCAGCCGCCACAGGAGAGTTCATACTTGGGAGGAATGCAGGTCACCTCGACTCCGCGCGCAACCACCCCAGCAGCGGAGCTGCCGGGGGCCCCGGTCGCGCGCTCCGCTCGGGATGACGACTTTGGGGGTGGCGTGCCTCCGCTCGGGATCACGAGGTTGGGGGGGCGGTTCCGCTCGGGATGACGGGGTTGGGATTAATCAACGGGACAGTGGTAAGAAAATCAAGAACCCCACCCTACCAAGCCAGGGCGGGGCACTCGGCGTTACCAGTCCGTGGTTCTGAGAAGAGGATTACTTCACCAGTTCCGCCGAGAGAGTGTTGAAGCCGAGCGTGATGGTGTCGTTCTCGGCAAAGAAATCGACTCCACCTCCGCAAACCGTGACTACGTTGGGGCCCTTGGCGAGTTTGTAGTCGCCGGGCATGATTACCCATCGGAAGGTTGCCGGCGAGAATGACGCCTGGTTTTCCGGAGAGAAGGTCGGAACATTCGCAGGTCCGTAGAACGCACACACTCCATCATTGAGGCGGAGACCAGCGTAGAACGGCGCGGTCGCGCGGTAGTCCACGCTGAAGGTGACTACGATCGGGACCAGCTTGTCTTGCGGTTCTGTGACGGTGATGGACGCATCCCAGAGTTTGCAGCAACGTCCGACGTGGGTTTCGCCCTGGTAAACCGTGCGCACAACCTTGGGCGGAGCCTGGGTGGCATCCGAATTTTGCAGATTCTGGGCAGCAACTGAAATTGATGCCATTGTGAACGCGCAAACCAATAGCGCCAGCAGCACCAGGTTGCGCTTGTTGAGCACTGACCACAGTTTCATTTCCTTCTCCTCACCTGTTTTGAATTTTGCCTGTCTTGGCTGAAGGGAGATTAGGGCAAGGGCGGAGGGAGAGTCCTTGAAGGAATCTGGTTTTTTTCTGAAAAAACGCTGAGAAGAGAGTTGGGTTCTGAAAGGAGGTCTGGGGCGCTGGGAAAATCAGGTTCGTGGTGTCCGGAGAGAATGCAGGTCACCTCGACTCCGACGCGACCGCGCTAAACCACCCAGCGCGCCAAAAGCGGGCGTGCCGGGGACCCCGGTAAAGTCCGGCGCGGAAAAACCCAAATCGCGGATCCGCTCGGGATGACGAGTTCAGGGTGCGTCCAGCTCCGCTCGGGATGACGATCTTGGGATGATCAGCAGGATGTGGTGACAGAAGCAAAAACCCCGCCCTAGCGGAGCCAGGACTGGGCACCCAAGTCGTGGTTATCAGTTCTTCGGTTCGCGGGCTCTTCAGTTCTTCGGTTGCCTACTGGTTCACCGGGATCTTGATGATCTTCTTCTGGATGGCGTACGTCACCAGTTGGGCCTTGTTATGGATGTCGAGTTTGCGCATGAGGTTGAACTTGTGGGCTTCGACGGTTTTCACGCTCAGGCCCAGCAGCACGGCGATTTCTTTGACGGAATTGCCTTCGGCGAGGAGCTTGAGGATTTCGCGTTCGCGCGGCGTCAGGGTGGAGATGCGCGGGCGCATTTTGGCGTCGCGGACGCGGGCGCGGAAGTCTTCGACGAGTTTGCCGAGGACCTGCGAGCTGAGGTATTTGCCGCCCTTGTAGACGTCGCGCACGGCGGTGACGAGTTGGGGCGCGGGCGTGTCCTTGAGAACGTAGCCGGCGGCGCCGACTTCGAGGCATTGCACGAGATAGTCCTCGTCCTCGTACATGGTGAGGAATAGGACCTTGGTCTCGGGACGGTTCTTGCGGACCTGGCGCGCGGCTTCAAAGGAAGAGAGGCCGGGCATGCCGATATCCATGAGGACGATGTCGGGGCGCAGGTCGCGGGCTTTCTCGACGGCGTCGCCGGCGTCGGGCGATTCGCCCACGACTTCGAAATCGCTCTCGGTCTCGAGCAGGCGTCGTACGCCCTGACGGAACAAGGTGTGATCGTCTACCAGTAAACATCTGATCTTCGGCATAGTCCCTCTGTCCTCTAGTTCGTGCCTGTTCCAGTAGCCGAATGAACCTGGCTACTTGGGATGACTATTTTCGTGCTTTCGGCTGCTTCGCTGCTGTTCGAAACTGGTACATTGACCGTAATTCTGGTTCCTTGACCCTTGCGGGAATTTACGCGGATTGTGCCGCCGAGAGCAGAGATGCGCTCGCGCATTCCGGCCAGGCCGAAGGTTCGGCGCTGCGGATTCTGAGACGAGCCGGGAATTCCCACGCCGTCGTCTTCGACGATGGCCTTGATGCCCTTGGCGTCACGCGTGACCTGCACGCTTACAATTTTTGCCTGCGCGTGCTTGGCGATGTTGTGCAGCGCCTCCTGCACCACGCGATAGATGGCGGTCTCGACCTCGGGCTCGAGGCGACCGATGTCTTCCGCGAGCGCGACCTCGGTTTCCACGCCGGTGTTCCGGGAGAAGTCCTTAACTTCTTTGCGGATGGCCGCGAGCATGCCTAGCTCCTGAAGCAACAAAGGTGAGAGTCGGGCGATGATGCGGCGGATGCCTTCGATGGTGCGGTCGACGACGTCGAGGAGTTCGTGAATCTTCGTCTTGGGCGCCTTGCCGCTGACGGTTGACTCGAGCATGCCGAGGTAGAGGCGGATGACCATGAGCGCCTGGCCGGTTTCGTCGTGCAACTCGCGGCTGATGCGCTTGCGCTCTTCTTCCTGGGCCTTGAGCAGGTGGCCGGAAAGTTCGGCGATTCGCATTTCGCGCTCGCGTACGGCGTCCATGATGGCGGCGCGGTCGATGGCGAGAGCTGAGCGGTCGGCAATGGCGCGGAGAAGGTCGCGCTCGGTCGGCAGCCATTGATAGGGTCGCTCGAAGCCGATCACGATGACTCCAATAACACGGTCGTTGGCTTTCAGCGGCATCCCCCACAGGGCCTTGGCGTGGTTGCGCAGCACGGGATTGAGCAGACCGCTGGAAGCGTTGAGATCGGGGAGGATTCCAGGTTCGCCGGATTCGGCAATTTGGCCAGTGAATCCGCGACCGAGTTCGATGGCGAGGTGCTCGTTCAGTTCGTCTCTGCCGAGTCCGACGGCGGCCTTCACGCGCAGGACGGAAGTCTCCGAATCGAGAAGGAGAATTACACCGACGCTGGCGTTGAAGGTCCTGGTCGTGATTTCCAGGACGCGCTCCAGGATCGCCGGAAGACTCTGCGCAGAGAGCTCGGCATCTAGCAGAGCGAGTAATGCGGCAGAGGCGCGGTTCTGCGTGTCGAAGTAGGCACCGGAGACGGCTACGAAGGACGCGGAACTGAGCGTTTGCAGGGCTGCGAGAACGCGCTCGGCCTTCGCCTCAGGATGGATTTCCTGGACGAAGCCGGCGCAAATTTCCTGGTAAAGCTCCAGCGAGCGCGCCACGGCGCGAGTGTCGATCTGGAGCTTGGCGAGGCGGGTGCCGAAGTACTGCAGGTTCTCGGCGAAGGTGTCGAAGTCGCCGCGCGCGAAGATGCCGAAGCCGGTGCCCAGGTTGAGGCGCTCAAGGGCTGCCATGGCGCGACCATCGAACTGGAATTCCTCGAACATCTGGCGGCGCCAGCGTTGCGCGATTTCGGCAACGTGGGGCTGCAGGTCGTGGGAGAGTTCCAGAATCGAGTGCCGGTGCTTTTCAGCGATCGGCAACAGCGCGGGCATCATGACTCCTTAGATGCGGAAAGGCAGGATCACCGGGGCGTTTATGAGAAGTTACTAACTCGGGACTTACCTCTAGATTACCGAATTTACTAGTATCTTAATAGCGCAGCCCGGGAATATCCAGCGCTCAAATGGGGAATTCACCTGAGAACTGGCGCCGGGGCTGACTCTTACGGAGTAGTTGGCGGTATCAGCTACAATCGTTTTATGCTGCGATTTTCCACAGCGGGAGAGTCTCACGGCGAAGCCCTTATCGCGAACCTTTCGGGGCTGCCGGCTGGACTGGCGATCGATTTGGCGTTCGTAGACCGGGAACTCTGGCGGCGTCAGCAGGGGTACGGGCGCGGCGGACGAATGAAGATCGAGCGCGACCGGGCGCACGTGCTTTCGGGAGTGCGCAACGGG includes the following:
- a CDS encoding M67 family metallopeptidase, producing MLVLSQNNFDMIRTHGELTYPNECCGVLLGHVAGAHHLVSEVVRCSNTRGQSARTRYRIAPKELIDVQREARDRGLSIVGFYHSHPDAPPHFSRNDLDEAYWMGCSYVIASVLRGCAADVRSYLLEGGEDKRNFEEEGIRVLPNDRGRNGKIH
- a CDS encoding rhodanese-like domain-containing protein, whose amino-acid sequence is MHAEDLKQRLDAQDDVFVLDVREPHEYQAGNIGGHLIPLNDLPGRLGELDPDRETVVYCRSGVRSTRAVEFLRAQGFSNVKNLTGGILAWAEKVDPRLKGRV
- a CDS encoding DinB family protein gives rise to the protein MNEQTYFRRLAAHDEWANRKLIEALRNLTSPPQRALDIMAHILGTEWTWLGRIHGSTPAMKVWPGISLDACDQELPKLREAWDNLLRSTEFDSTYPYTNTKGEHFESNVRDTLTHVFLHSHYHRGQVVRIIRELGVEPPYIDFIESVRKGYVTG
- the selD gene encoding selenide, water dikinase SelD, whose translation is MTDKRVRLTEQVKAAGUASKLSPAVLDSVLGKLARQQDANVLVGFDKADDAGVYLIAPNLALVQTVDFFTPIVDDPYTFGQVAAVNALSDVYAMGGKPVSALAMVCFPEKGDFEILEQILAGGLSKMVEASCTVIGGHSIRDPEIKFGYAVTGTIDPNRIMANSGARPGDRLILTKPLGTGVISTAIKQGKAASEWIASATASMTTLNKHASEIALKYDVHGMTDITGFGLIGHARELALASGVSLEIESRELPVLPGALEAIRAGFIPGGLNANRDFAECVVAGKERISRDLWTLLFDPQTAGGLLISVTESDCERLVSELQNGGVKATAIGRVLPEGKPLIKVV
- a CDS encoding PilZ domain-containing protein; this encodes MELTALLLSTDARAHTMLRRVLGNVGIRTEVCTAPAAGLRMLKSKKFEGIIVDCDDIDCGADLLSILRGEGYTKNAIVFAIVHDSTTMSDAFSMGANFVLEKPLNMERAARCFKAACGLMVGERRRYYRHSISVPVYLDFPGYSAVMAQMRDLSQGGAMLSCPADLELDLQGTFRFTLPETRADITGACEVAWKRDQRMGLRFNGMSKSNQAALEMWLNWKFQERFPNAVPALDESPKPVTVQ
- the folK gene encoding 2-amino-4-hydroxy-6-hydroxymethyldihydropteridine diphosphokinase encodes the protein MEATAYLSLGSNVGDREGNLRAAIERLKQLGHVEAVSSFYETEPVEVTDQPWFINCAVKLVTSRSPQELLAGVLAIERSMGRERTRPKGPRNIDIDILLYGDQLVDEPGLTVPHPGLPERMFVLAPLAEIAPEVRHPSLGNTVVQLRDGILGRAAVKKL
- a CDS encoding HU family DNA-binding protein, with translation MAAGMTKTQLVRLMAEKAEVSNKTAAAFLANLAEVAVKETKKNGVFVLPGLGRLKKSARKARMGRNPQTGEPIKIPAKTVCKFYVAKAVKDAVAPKK
- a CDS encoding response regulator transcription factor; translated protein: MPKIRCLLVDDHTLFRQGVRRLLETESDFEVVGESPDAGDAVEKARDLRPDIVLMDIGMPGLSSFEAARQVRKNRPETKVLFLTMYEDEDYLVQCLEVGAAGYVLKDTPAPQLVTAVRDVYKGGKYLSSQVLGKLVEDFRARVRDAKMRPRISTLTPREREILKLLAEGNSVKEIAVLLGLSVKTVEAHKFNLMRKLDIHNKAQLVTYAIQKKIIKIPVNQ
- a CDS encoding GAF domain-containing sensor histidine kinase — its product is MPALLPIAEKHRHSILELSHDLQPHVAEIAQRWRRQMFEEFQFDGRAMAALERLNLGTGFGIFARGDFDTFAENLQYFGTRLAKLQIDTRAVARSLELYQEICAGFVQEIHPEAKAERVLAALQTLSSASFVAVSGAYFDTQNRASAALLALLDAELSAQSLPAILERVLEITTRTFNASVGVILLLDSETSVLRVKAAVGLGRDELNEHLAIELGRGFTGQIAESGEPGILPDLNASSGLLNPVLRNHAKALWGMPLKANDRVIGVIVIGFERPYQWLPTERDLLRAIADRSALAIDRAAIMDAVREREMRIAELSGHLLKAQEEERKRISRELHDETGQALMVIRLYLGMLESTVSGKAPKTKIHELLDVVDRTIEGIRRIIARLSPLLLQELGMLAAIRKEVKDFSRNTGVETEVALAEDIGRLEPEVETAIYRVVQEALHNIAKHAQAKIVSVQVTRDAKGIKAIVEDDGVGIPGSSQNPQRRTFGLAGMRERISALGGTIRVNSRKGQGTRITVNVPVSNSSEAAESTKIVIPSSQVHSATGTGTN